One part of the Arcanobacterium phocisimile genome encodes these proteins:
- a CDS encoding class I adenylate-forming enzyme family protein encodes MRLPQPQYNPAQSLDLAALAHPHRASIHYGEVTIGVRQAADVTVALAKLLAQRGVGVNDRVVLVARNSPYHVLLHVACARIGAIFTPVSYRFAGPELAELLDFVGPAVVIADPETARSYAGELPADVFVIDDDEHAPLDSAEATNWERLRDSYAGLLGDLSGELVSADVKPDDGGALLFTSGSTGRPKAVRLTYKQLWWGSQNFREGFEYSHHDVELVTVPLTHIGGFNGTTLDLFSHGGTIVIVREFYPERVLRELERHRVAMMFAVPTIYAALLAHPRFSEFDLSNFRLPLIGGAVCPPALLAKMEERGLRPLNVWGMTEAAASGFMLSQDLLDQARGSIGLPFAHVQARIVDNAGNDAQFGELVISGPNVVGEYWHDVGYSAEAFKDGWLYTGDLARRDEHGFVWIVGRVRYQINTGGEKVIPEEVSNVLIQMPGVSDACVVGIPDPVWGEAVAAALVLDAGADVPQLAEVREFVAQHIARFKAPRHLSVVASLPTNANGKVDMSQVKAFFD; translated from the coding sequence ATGAGGTTGCCACAACCGCAATACAATCCGGCGCAATCCCTTGATTTAGCAGCGTTAGCCCACCCGCATCGTGCCTCGATCCACTATGGAGAGGTAACGATTGGCGTACGCCAGGCTGCCGATGTGACGGTGGCGTTGGCCAAGCTGTTGGCCCAACGCGGGGTAGGGGTTAATGATCGGGTGGTGTTGGTTGCCCGCAACAGCCCCTACCATGTGTTGCTACATGTGGCCTGTGCGCGAATCGGCGCGATTTTCACGCCCGTCTCGTATCGTTTCGCTGGGCCTGAACTTGCTGAGTTACTTGATTTTGTTGGCCCCGCCGTCGTCATCGCGGACCCGGAAACCGCGCGGAGCTATGCTGGCGAGCTCCCTGCGGACGTTTTCGTGATTGACGATGATGAACATGCTCCGCTGGACTCGGCTGAGGCGACGAACTGGGAACGGTTACGTGACAGTTATGCCGGGTTGCTCGGCGATTTGAGTGGTGAGCTAGTGAGCGCGGACGTCAAGCCTGACGACGGTGGTGCGCTGCTGTTCACCTCTGGGTCCACTGGACGTCCCAAAGCAGTACGGCTGACCTACAAGCAACTGTGGTGGGGTTCGCAGAATTTTCGGGAAGGGTTCGAATACTCTCATCACGACGTTGAACTCGTCACCGTCCCGTTAACCCACATCGGTGGGTTTAATGGCACAACGCTCGATTTATTTAGCCACGGCGGAACTATCGTGATTGTTCGAGAGTTTTATCCGGAGCGTGTGTTACGTGAGTTGGAGCGTCATCGTGTGGCGATGATGTTTGCGGTTCCCACGATTTATGCTGCTTTGCTGGCCCATCCGCGATTTTCTGAGTTCGATCTCAGTAACTTCCGACTGCCACTTATTGGTGGAGCTGTGTGCCCACCTGCGTTATTGGCAAAGATGGAAGAACGGGGATTGCGCCCGCTGAACGTGTGGGGGATGACGGAGGCGGCAGCTTCAGGATTTATGCTTTCGCAAGATTTGCTGGACCAAGCACGTGGCTCTATCGGGTTACCGTTCGCGCACGTGCAGGCGCGAATCGTCGATAATGCGGGCAACGATGCGCAGTTTGGTGAGCTGGTTATTAGCGGACCGAATGTGGTCGGTGAGTATTGGCATGACGTTGGCTATAGCGCCGAAGCGTTCAAAGATGGCTGGCTTTATACTGGCGATTTGGCGCGCCGCGATGAGCATGGCTTCGTATGGATTGTGGGTCGGGTGCGCTACCAGATCAACACTGGTGGCGAGAAGGTTATTCCAGAAGAAGTCTCGAATGTGCTTATTCAGATGCCCGGTGTCAGCGATGCGTGCGTGGTGGGAATCCCAGATCCGGTGTGGGGCGAAGCGGTCGCTGCGGCACTCGTGTTGGATGCTGGCGCCGATGTACCACAGCTTGCTGAGGTTCGAGAATTTGTTGCCCAGCATATTGCGCGATTCAAAGCGCCGCGCCATCTCAGCGTGGTGGCGAGTTTGCCAACGAACGCTAACGGCAAAGTTGATATGAGTCAGGTGAAAGCTTTCTTTGACTGA
- a CDS encoding M18 family aminopeptidase, with translation MTYLDSFSPRSYAEAFGEFISQSPTSYHAAENVARILTDAGFVRSEQTEAWSGQRHGVMVVGGAVIAWQMPQTFTENTGARIIGSHTDSPSFKLKPVATSTVTGYSQVNVEVYGGPLLNSWLNRDLGIAGQIVTTEGERHLVKTDAVMTIPQLAPHLDRGQNDDLRLSRQQDYHPIWSCDEASVMDYICASAGIDAEQVAGTDLFAYDVTPYRIYGGAAGDDFFCAGRQDNLTSVFASLEAFLATAQTDVEHDDVLIFVAFDHEEVGSGTPTGASGPILESTLRRIVDATEFAGDEGYWRFIAQSSCISADAGHAINPNKMDKHDPAHHPILGGGPLLKLNAQQRYATDAIGSATWLRAAHEAGVSTQEFVSNNDVPCGTTIGPLTATRFGMTTVDVGVAMLSMHSIREITNPADLLAMAKILHAYWIGA, from the coding sequence ATGACTTACCTCGATTCTTTTAGTCCTCGTTCCTATGCCGAAGCGTTCGGCGAATTCATCTCCCAATCACCGACCTCCTACCATGCGGCAGAAAACGTTGCCCGCATCTTAACCGACGCTGGTTTTGTACGTAGCGAGCAAACCGAAGCGTGGTCGGGCCAGCGTCACGGTGTCATGGTGGTTGGCGGTGCAGTGATTGCGTGGCAGATGCCGCAGACATTCACCGAAAACACTGGTGCGCGCATTATCGGATCACACACCGATTCGCCGTCGTTCAAACTCAAGCCAGTAGCTACCTCCACGGTTACCGGATACTCTCAAGTCAACGTCGAAGTTTATGGTGGTCCACTCCTGAACTCGTGGCTGAACCGCGATCTTGGCATTGCTGGCCAAATCGTCACCACCGAAGGTGAACGTCACCTTGTTAAGACCGACGCCGTCATGACCATTCCACAACTTGCACCACATCTGGATCGCGGGCAAAACGACGATCTAAGACTTTCCCGCCAGCAGGACTACCACCCAATCTGGTCATGCGACGAAGCATCAGTCATGGACTACATTTGTGCCAGTGCCGGAATTGACGCCGAGCAGGTGGCCGGCACAGACTTGTTTGCCTACGATGTCACCCCATACCGCATCTATGGCGGCGCGGCAGGCGACGACTTCTTCTGCGCTGGTCGCCAAGATAATCTCACTTCGGTATTCGCCTCCCTGGAGGCTTTCCTCGCAACCGCACAAACCGATGTCGAACACGACGACGTCCTCATCTTCGTCGCCTTCGATCACGAAGAAGTGGGTTCAGGTACGCCAACCGGCGCTTCCGGTCCAATTCTCGAAAGCACCTTACGCCGAATCGTCGACGCAACCGAGTTTGCTGGCGACGAAGGATACTGGCGGTTTATTGCGCAATCTTCGTGTATCTCGGCCGACGCCGGCCACGCCATCAACCCGAACAAGATGGACAAGCACGACCCAGCTCATCACCCTATTCTCGGTGGTGGCCCACTGCTTAAACTCAATGCACAACAACGCTACGCGACCGACGCTATCGGCTCGGCAACCTGGTTGCGGGCCGCTCACGAAGCCGGTGTCTCCACTCAAGAGTTCGTTTCCAATAACGACGTGCCGTGCGGTACAACAATCGGCCCGCTGACGGCCACCCGCTTCGGCATGACCACGGTTGATGTGGGCGTGGCTATGCTTTCAATGCATTCGATCCGGGAAATCACCAACCCGGCAGATTTGCTGGCAATGGCGAAGATCCTGCACGCCTACTGGATAGGTGCATGA
- a CDS encoding lipoyl synthase, whose translation MAVADRVNPEHRKLLRVEERNRETPIEKKPEWIKTTATVGEQYTDMRNLMEGASLHTVCAEANCPNIYECWEDREASFLIGGDICTRRCDFCFIKTGRPTSYDRDEPRRVAESVVSMKLNYVTVTGVTRDDLDDGASWLYAETCREIHRQSPTTGVELLIDDMRGGKDSLQQVFDSRPEVLAHNLETVPRIFKKIRPAFRYDRSLELIASASDNGLITKSNLILGMGETMDEVIETMQDLKDAKCDLLTITQYLRPSPLHHPIDRWLKPKEFVELSKIGYEMGFAGIMAGPLVRSSYRSGSLWARAMAHKGWEIPENLKAIGASAEHGLGVGGGHARQEAASLVARGF comes from the coding sequence GTGGCCGTCGCAGACCGCGTAAACCCAGAACACCGCAAGTTGTTGCGCGTTGAAGAACGCAATCGCGAAACCCCTATCGAGAAAAAGCCTGAATGGATTAAAACAACGGCAACAGTGGGCGAACAGTACACTGATATGCGCAACTTGATGGAAGGGGCCAGCCTCCACACCGTGTGCGCCGAGGCAAACTGCCCAAACATCTATGAATGTTGGGAAGATCGCGAGGCCTCGTTCTTAATCGGTGGCGATATTTGTACTCGACGCTGCGATTTTTGCTTTATTAAGACTGGCCGCCCAACCAGCTATGACCGTGACGAACCACGTCGTGTCGCTGAATCTGTGGTGAGTATGAAGCTTAATTACGTCACTGTCACCGGTGTTACCCGAGACGATCTCGACGACGGCGCTTCGTGGCTTTACGCCGAAACGTGCCGGGAGATTCACCGCCAGTCCCCTACGACCGGCGTCGAACTCTTGATTGACGATATGCGAGGCGGGAAAGACTCCTTGCAACAGGTCTTCGATTCGCGTCCAGAAGTACTCGCACATAATCTCGAAACCGTACCGCGTATCTTCAAGAAGATCCGACCGGCGTTCCGTTACGATCGCTCCTTGGAGCTAATTGCGTCAGCATCCGATAACGGGCTCATCACCAAATCCAATCTTATTTTGGGTATGGGGGAAACCATGGACGAGGTTATTGAAACGATGCAAGATCTCAAGGACGCCAAGTGTGATCTGTTGACGATTACCCAATACTTGCGCCCGTCTCCACTCCACCACCCGATTGATCGCTGGTTGAAGCCCAAGGAATTTGTTGAGCTGTCAAAGATCGGATACGAAATGGGATTCGCTGGCATTATGGCTGGTCCACTGGTGCGTTCCTCGTACCGTTCGGGTTCGCTATGGGCCCGCGCAATGGCACACAAGGGCTGGGAAATCCCCGAAAACCTCAAAGCTATCGGAGCTTCTGCCGAGCACGGCTTAGGCGTTGGTGGCGGACATGCACGCCAAGAAGCCGCCAGCCTCGTTGCCCGCGGTTTCTGA
- a CDS encoding NADP-dependent isocitrate dehydrogenase encodes MVEIIYTHTDEAPMLASASLLPIISSFTATAGIKVTSYDISLAGRMIAAFSDQLPPHMQQPDALTELGKLAQKPEANIVKLPNISASLPQLLAAIKELQDHGYPLPDYPTQPTTAADRDIRRRYDAIIGSAVNPVLREGNSDRRAPQAVKNYARSHPHHMATWSADSQTFVATMHSGDFKHNEVSTVVEKLCHAKIIFTALDGSSQTITPHITLDAGDVVDASVMDVNALDTFLTDCVAAAKTHDLLFSLHLKATMMKVSDPVIFGRAVRAFFPRTFQQFGAVLHASGLYADNGLGSIFTGLENAPDLRSVAPAIKDSFAAELSAGPQLAMVNSDQGITNLHVPSDVIVDASMPAMIRSGGKMWGADGQLHDTVAVIPDSSYADVYQVVIDDCKAHGAYDPVTMGSVPNVGLMAQKAEEYGSHDKTFVAPDAGRVELIDDNGKVLLTRDVHDGDIFRSCVTKDEPIRNWVGLAVERARISQTPVIFWLDPQRAHDRIMAEKVTHYLTEHDTHGLDIQILSPRRATEVTVERIRYGLDTISATGNVLRDYLTDLFPIMELGTSAKMLSVVPLMAGGGLFETGAGGSAPKLARQLLEENHLRWDSLGEFLAIAESLRHAGRTTGNSRALVLADTLDQATERVLSEERSAQAGVGQPDNRSSHVWLATYWAGALANQNNDPELAHVFTPLAQQLEDHSGEIQDELITAQGKPISLGGYYQPDPEVLESTMRPCTQFNDILATL; translated from the coding sequence ATGGTTGAGATCATTTATACCCACACAGACGAAGCACCAATGCTAGCCTCTGCATCCCTCCTGCCGATCATTTCATCCTTTACTGCCACAGCCGGAATAAAGGTCACTTCGTACGATATTTCGTTAGCTGGACGAATGATCGCTGCATTTAGCGATCAGCTTCCGCCACATATGCAACAACCAGACGCTCTCACCGAACTCGGAAAACTAGCCCAAAAGCCAGAAGCCAATATCGTTAAACTCCCCAATATTTCCGCGTCTCTTCCCCAACTTCTGGCAGCTATCAAAGAGCTACAAGACCACGGATATCCCCTGCCGGATTATCCTACGCAACCCACAACTGCCGCCGATCGCGATATCCGTCGCCGCTACGATGCGATCATAGGATCCGCAGTCAACCCAGTCTTACGCGAAGGTAACTCCGATCGCCGCGCACCCCAAGCGGTCAAAAACTATGCGCGATCCCATCCTCACCATATGGCTACCTGGTCCGCGGATTCGCAAACATTCGTCGCAACAATGCACAGCGGGGATTTTAAACACAACGAAGTATCCACCGTCGTCGAAAAACTCTGCCATGCAAAAATTATTTTCACTGCACTCGACGGATCATCCCAGACCATCACTCCGCACATCACACTCGACGCCGGCGACGTCGTTGATGCCAGCGTTATGGACGTCAACGCACTGGATACTTTCCTCACCGATTGCGTAGCAGCAGCGAAAACTCACGATCTTCTCTTTTCTCTTCACTTAAAAGCCACCATGATGAAGGTATCCGACCCGGTTATCTTCGGTCGTGCCGTTCGCGCGTTCTTCCCACGCACCTTCCAGCAGTTCGGAGCAGTGCTCCACGCCAGTGGCCTTTACGCAGATAATGGTCTGGGATCGATATTCACCGGTCTTGAAAACGCGCCAGATTTACGATCCGTTGCACCCGCCATTAAGGACTCCTTCGCAGCCGAATTATCTGCTGGTCCACAACTTGCCATGGTCAACTCCGATCAAGGCATAACGAATCTTCACGTGCCTTCTGACGTTATCGTTGATGCCTCAATGCCAGCGATGATTCGTAGCGGAGGGAAAATGTGGGGAGCCGATGGCCAATTGCATGACACAGTAGCCGTCATTCCTGACTCTTCCTACGCCGATGTCTATCAGGTAGTTATAGACGATTGCAAAGCTCACGGAGCCTACGATCCAGTCACCATGGGTAGTGTTCCCAACGTTGGTCTCATGGCGCAAAAAGCTGAGGAATACGGCTCACACGATAAGACCTTCGTCGCCCCAGATGCCGGGCGAGTTGAACTCATAGATGACAACGGAAAAGTCCTCCTGACCCGCGATGTTCACGACGGCGATATTTTCCGTTCCTGCGTTACTAAAGACGAACCGATTCGCAACTGGGTCGGCTTAGCGGTTGAGCGTGCTCGAATTTCTCAGACTCCGGTTATTTTCTGGCTTGATCCGCAACGCGCCCACGATCGGATCATGGCTGAAAAAGTCACGCACTACTTAACTGAGCACGACACCCACGGGTTGGATATACAGATACTGTCCCCTCGCCGGGCTACCGAAGTTACTGTTGAACGTATCCGATACGGGCTCGATACTATTTCAGCCACTGGAAATGTTTTGCGCGATTATTTGACTGATCTTTTCCCCATCATGGAGTTGGGAACGTCTGCAAAAATGCTGTCAGTAGTTCCGCTCATGGCTGGTGGTGGTCTATTTGAAACCGGGGCCGGCGGCTCCGCACCAAAACTTGCCCGCCAGCTACTTGAAGAAAACCATCTGCGCTGGGATTCACTTGGTGAATTTTTAGCTATAGCCGAATCCTTACGCCATGCGGGGAGAACAACGGGCAACTCGCGAGCATTAGTACTCGCTGACACCCTCGATCAGGCAACCGAGCGCGTGCTTTCTGAAGAGCGCTCTGCACAGGCGGGTGTGGGCCAACCTGATAATCGTTCATCTCACGTTTGGCTAGCTACCTATTGGGCAGGAGCGCTGGCTAACCAAAACAACGACCCGGAGCTGGCGCACGTATTTACACCGTTGGCGCAGCAATTAGAAGATCACTCTGGAGAAATCCAAGATGAGCTGATCACTGCTCAAGGTAAGCCCATTTCACTCGGCGGTTACTATCAGCCTGATCCGGAAGTACTCGAATCGACGATGCGTCCGTGCACACAATTTAATGACATTTTGGCTACTTTATAG
- the lipB gene encoding lipoyl(octanoyl) transferase LipB translates to MQIINLLHRGPLPYMAVDALQRYLHEKVASLQAPDSLILWESQDAYTAGRRTQQQDIPDDEVPVISMDRGGSVTYHGPGQLVIYPIVKVHPPKDVVAFVRSTEQALIHAVDTLGISAKAVEGRSGVWISARDMPTSVESKLCAIGIKFAADTTMHGMAFNVTTDLDRFMRVIPCGITDAGVTSLAQLGVHASLKDTAHHLVPYLCQTYQQFLERPSAQITDHPNPDQLLDEALTHHPIVPHRTGVAWKTNREPKEASWPSQTA, encoded by the coding sequence GTGCAGATCATCAATCTCTTACATCGCGGTCCACTGCCATACATGGCGGTGGACGCTTTACAGCGGTATCTCCATGAAAAAGTTGCTTCACTACAGGCGCCAGATAGCCTCATTTTATGGGAGTCACAGGATGCCTACACAGCAGGACGACGGACTCAGCAGCAAGACATTCCGGACGACGAAGTTCCGGTCATCTCCATGGACCGAGGAGGCTCTGTCACCTATCACGGACCAGGGCAACTCGTGATCTATCCCATTGTGAAAGTTCACCCACCAAAAGATGTTGTCGCTTTTGTCCGCAGTACAGAACAGGCATTAATTCACGCAGTAGACACTTTGGGCATTTCAGCGAAAGCCGTCGAAGGTCGTTCCGGGGTCTGGATCAGCGCCCGTGATATGCCAACCAGTGTGGAATCAAAGCTCTGCGCAATTGGCATCAAGTTCGCGGCCGACACCACGATGCACGGCATGGCCTTTAACGTCACCACTGACCTTGACCGCTTTATGCGGGTTATCCCCTGCGGAATCACCGATGCCGGAGTCACCTCACTCGCGCAACTCGGCGTCCATGCCTCGTTGAAAGACACTGCTCATCACCTTGTCCCTTATTTATGTCAGACATATCAGCAATTCCTTGAACGTCCCAGCGCGCAGATCACTGACCATCCGAACCCCGATCAGCTCTTAGACGAAGCTCTCACGCATCACCCCATTGTCCCCCACCGGACCGGCGTAGCATGGAAAACTAACAGAGAACCAAAGGAGGCGTCGTGGCCGTCGCAGACCGCGTAA
- a CDS encoding ABC transporter permease has protein sequence MTTTPHSPMVTQAEVDEVQAQLNKDAVQRLESAHRFTRGQLIRRRFLRNKTAVLGVFMLIAVISFALFGSYIGPWDYLTRDRTAALQAPSTNHWFGTDNRGRDLFALTVQGLRTSLMIGFSVAFLQTGWAALFGSSIAYFGKWIDKAGSWIIDLMLVIPSFLLIAVINQRLGGQSGSVPVLIFLLALFGWMLTARVVRSLTMSVKNLDYVHAAQYMSVPPFVVIIRHIIPNISSLLIIDFTLGIAGAVLAETTLSYFGLGIKDPQISLGGLIGQGQSSALTHSWLFVPPALVLVFMLVSVNFIGDGLRDAIDPTSKSGGDA, from the coding sequence ATGACTACAACTCCACATTCCCCAATGGTCACCCAGGCCGAAGTCGATGAGGTCCAAGCTCAGCTCAATAAAGATGCTGTCCAACGCTTAGAAAGCGCACATCGCTTCACCCGTGGCCAACTTATTCGCCGTCGTTTCCTACGGAACAAAACAGCAGTCCTCGGCGTCTTCATGCTCATTGCCGTGATTTCCTTTGCACTTTTTGGCTCATATATCGGCCCGTGGGACTACCTCACACGTGATCGAACAGCAGCGCTCCAAGCGCCAAGCACCAATCACTGGTTTGGTACGGATAACCGTGGTCGCGACTTGTTTGCGCTTACTGTTCAAGGTTTGCGTACTTCGCTGATGATCGGTTTCTCCGTAGCCTTCTTGCAAACCGGGTGGGCAGCTCTCTTTGGTTCGTCGATTGCATACTTCGGTAAATGGATTGACAAGGCAGGCTCGTGGATTATCGATCTGATGCTCGTTATTCCATCATTCTTGCTGATCGCAGTTATTAACCAGCGTCTAGGCGGTCAAAGCGGATCAGTGCCAGTATTGATCTTCCTTTTGGCGCTCTTCGGCTGGATGCTCACTGCCCGTGTTGTACGTTCGTTAACTATGTCGGTCAAGAACCTGGATTACGTCCATGCGGCTCAGTACATGTCGGTTCCGCCGTTCGTTGTCATCATTCGGCACATCATTCCTAACATTTCCTCGTTGTTGATTATCGACTTCACACTCGGGATTGCAGGTGCGGTTCTTGCCGAAACAACGTTGTCATACTTTGGTCTTGGTATTAAGGATCCACAGATTTCTCTCGGTGGCCTCATCGGTCAAGGTCAGTCTTCTGCACTGACTCACTCCTGGCTCTTTGTGCCACCAGCACTCGTACTCGTATTCATGCTGGTTTCAGTGAATTTCATTGGCGACGGTCTGCGTGATGCTATTGATCCAACCTCTAAGTCTGGAGGAGACGCATGA
- a CDS encoding ABC transporter permease, translated as MLKFILRRLLNYLLLLAVAVTLAYFIAGTQLDPRSMLIEAEITSGKNIPYEEVVRTVDARLTGWNINPTDPILDRFVNWVGMISHWDWGYSPKGDSVNMEIANRVPISLQLVFLGFFIGIIGGVSLGAWAAVHQYSKRDRVISLASMIIISTPAMVIAVFLQIGATWANQSAGYQIFNFVGPTSAIPPDGFFPQLFDRAQHLLLPTISMALTSVATYSRIQRNLMLDTLGADYVRTARAKGVRFGTAVRKHALRTALIPIATYFAFGIATLILGAAITEQVYGWNGMGIYSVGTITGSDINGTAAVVAFAGTCTLTGAFLSDVAISIVDPRVRVG; from the coding sequence ATGTTAAAGTTCATTCTACGGCGACTGCTCAATTATCTGCTCTTGCTAGCAGTAGCGGTTACTCTTGCCTATTTCATTGCTGGGACTCAGCTTGATCCACGGTCGATGCTCATCGAAGCTGAAATCACTTCAGGCAAGAACATTCCTTACGAAGAGGTTGTTCGCACAGTTGATGCACGCCTAACCGGCTGGAACATCAACCCAACCGATCCTATCTTGGATCGTTTTGTGAACTGGGTTGGCATGATTAGCCACTGGGATTGGGGCTACTCTCCTAAGGGAGATAGCGTCAACATGGAAATTGCCAATCGTGTTCCGATTTCTCTACAACTTGTTTTCCTTGGCTTCTTCATCGGTATTATCGGTGGTGTTTCCCTCGGAGCTTGGGCTGCTGTTCATCAGTACTCCAAGCGTGACCGAGTCATCTCACTCGCATCGATGATTATCATTTCCACTCCAGCCATGGTTATTGCCGTGTTCTTACAAATCGGCGCGACATGGGCAAACCAGTCGGCTGGCTACCAGATTTTCAACTTCGTTGGTCCAACATCTGCGATTCCGCCTGACGGTTTCTTCCCGCAGCTATTCGATCGCGCACAGCACTTGCTACTGCCAACGATTAGTATGGCTTTGACATCAGTGGCTACATACTCGCGTATTCAGCGAAACTTGATGCTTGATACTCTCGGTGCAGATTATGTGCGCACTGCGCGCGCCAAGGGTGTCCGTTTTGGAACTGCTGTTCGCAAGCACGCACTACGTACCGCTCTTATTCCAATTGCAACCTACTTTGCCTTTGGTATCGCAACCCTGATCTTGGGTGCCGCTATCACCGAGCAGGTATACGGTTGGAACGGAATGGGTATCTACTCCGTAGGTACCATTACCGGTTCTGATATCAACGGAACTGCAGCTGTTGTTGCGTTCGCCGGTACCTGTACTCTCACCGGTGCTTTCCTTTCTGATGTTGCAATCTCAATTGTTGATCCACGAGTGAGGGTAGGCTGA
- a CDS encoding protein-tyrosine phosphatase family protein, whose protein sequence is MATWNEGPGVITLPSGRRIRGRSWKVAVDEAADLSIVLTTSVGHRFGAQTLSSRAGETIMIDWPDYRLPRRSAQALQTLREAWESAAEKKVEITCAGGVGRTGTALAILAVFDGMDPHSAIELVQRDYNPQSVESPAQRAFVMDLGADVN, encoded by the coding sequence ATGGCTACATGGAATGAAGGTCCAGGTGTCATTACCCTCCCGTCTGGACGACGGATCAGAGGACGCTCATGGAAGGTTGCAGTCGATGAAGCTGCTGATCTGTCCATCGTTTTAACTACCTCTGTTGGTCATCGTTTCGGTGCGCAAACTCTTTCCTCGCGCGCGGGTGAAACGATTATGATTGATTGGCCAGATTATCGGCTACCGCGCCGTTCTGCGCAAGCGCTACAAACGTTGCGTGAAGCTTGGGAAAGTGCCGCGGAGAAGAAGGTCGAAATTACCTGTGCTGGCGGCGTCGGGCGTACCGGAACTGCACTCGCGATTCTTGCGGTATTTGACGGAATGGATCCCCATTCTGCTATTGAACTCGTCCAGCGTGACTACAATCCGCAATCAGTGGAGTCTCCCGCGCAACGCGCATTTGTCATGGACTTAGGCGCCGACGTTAACTAG
- a CDS encoding alpha/beta hydrolase family protein — protein MFLDEVTPETPERHVLQTLAALSVASEEIESYGEHDSQFIEWYGPRDGQRVVFLHGGGYRTDMTLAHARPAALALGEEGYRVALVEVRKERGNPRLTMSDLSFLANRTDLSDAIWIGHSLGGTLVLDVALDPALPPRRAIALAPFFYLTELASANAGVSGIERWMGGMPIQLPELYRKFDPSVRSADLGETGYIDGCLNVQIIYGEDDQTVPAAVTRKIAETPIRTAMVPGTNHVDLIRPGHDAWLFLLGALRAE, from the coding sequence ATGTTCCTTGATGAGGTAACACCAGAAACTCCAGAACGCCATGTCCTTCAGACTCTGGCGGCTTTAAGTGTTGCCAGTGAAGAAATCGAATCGTATGGCGAGCACGACTCTCAATTCATCGAATGGTACGGGCCTCGTGATGGTCAACGTGTTGTTTTTCTTCACGGGGGCGGATATCGGACCGATATGACACTCGCACATGCGCGTCCTGCTGCTCTAGCTCTAGGGGAAGAGGGCTACCGGGTGGCGCTGGTAGAGGTTCGTAAAGAACGTGGAAACCCACGATTGACGATGTCCGATCTATCTTTCTTAGCCAACCGCACCGATCTGAGCGACGCGATCTGGATTGGACACTCCCTAGGTGGAACTTTAGTTCTTGACGTTGCCTTGGATCCAGCACTCCCCCCACGCAGAGCGATTGCCTTGGCGCCCTTTTTCTACTTAACCGAACTTGCAAGCGCTAATGCAGGTGTATCTGGAATCGAACGCTGGATGGGTGGGATGCCCATCCAGCTTCCAGAGCTCTACCGTAAATTCGACCCGAGCGTACGCAGTGCAGATCTCGGTGAAACTGGATATATTGACGGCTGTTTGAATGTACAGATCATTTACGGTGAAGATGACCAAACTGTGCCAGCCGCGGTAACGCGAAAAATTGCGGAAACTCCAATTCGTACCGCGATGGTTCCGGGAACAAACCACGTCGATCTGATTCGCCCTGGCCACGATGCGTGGCTCTTTCTACTCGGAGCTCTGCGCGCAGAGTAA
- a CDS encoding LppP/LprE family lipoprotein, producing MTRSRAWRFILGLPVALVAFTGCSNCVEISGDEALQKAATEIAPAWEGLETDSTKNWDFSAADTSTFDSCKAISWITIPTGDADENSPYDVALFHNGEFVRSAEARPYLSKPEVSRVSDKEIQIDRVWYLDDEHTMPKKAVATYVWNDDNSRIKRTGSLPPNDFAAGTFKPDAE from the coding sequence ATGACTCGATCACGCGCATGGCGGTTTATTCTTGGGCTACCAGTTGCCCTCGTCGCATTTACTGGATGTTCAAATTGTGTAGAGATTTCCGGTGATGAAGCATTGCAAAAAGCAGCAACCGAAATTGCGCCAGCGTGGGAAGGGCTTGAAACTGATTCTACAAAAAACTGGGACTTCTCCGCCGCAGATACCTCCACTTTCGATTCGTGCAAGGCGATCTCATGGATTACTATCCCCACTGGCGATGCCGATGAGAACTCCCCCTACGACGTCGCGCTATTCCACAACGGCGAATTTGTTCGTAGTGCTGAAGCACGCCCCTATCTCAGTAAGCCAGAGGTTTCGCGGGTATCTGATAAGGAAATCCAGATCGATCGCGTCTGGTATCTCGACGACGAGCACACGATGCCCAAGAAAGCAGTCGCCACCTACGTATGGAACGACGATAACTCCCGCATCAAGCGTACCGGAAGTTTGCCGCCAAACGACTTCGCAGCCGGCACCTTTAAGCCAGATGCCGAATAG